A stretch of Brachyhypopomus gauderio isolate BG-103 chromosome 3, BGAUD_0.2, whole genome shotgun sequence DNA encodes these proteins:
- the neurl4 gene encoding neuralized-like protein 4 isoform X4, whose amino-acid sequence MAAELHPRSGKLIGLSNSNRTAQRNQSVQEFNHGLVLSREPLRDRDVFTVRIDKKVNSWSGSIEIGVTALDPAALDFPSSATGLKGGSWIVSGCSVLKDGRSVLEEYGRDLDQLGEGDRVGIQRNGRGELHLWVNGQDCGPAARGLPPRLWAVVDLYGKCTQVTVMSCEPPPDTDSEEREEDEEEGEEEAALAAPVAQMTEACREHAERSSTIVPPVVVHSAPAVINGSVDEVPEVTRGHSRPDKFPSNFESDTDEGGEDSGLGGARPGNSDSSRGCSGSSSASRGAMGGSDSGGGPGGGGSTNNSPSGSSGGVTGLGSGAVTTNDALLFHEKCGTLIKLSNNHKTAERRRPLDEFNNGVVMTNRPLRHNEMFEIRIDKLVDKWSGSIEIGVTTHNPNNLDYPATMTNLRSGTIMMSGCGILTNGKGTRREYCEFSLDELQEGDHIGLMRKVSGALHFYINGIDQGVAASQTPGVVYGVVDLYGMAVKVTIVHNHNHSDRLRRNNAIMRALSPDVGRPRPALSLTPDPETPDRLLFHQNCGQKAAIIGDGRTALRPHATDDFNHGVVLSNRPLHSNEVFQVRIDKMVDKWAGSIEIGVTTHNPAYLQLPSTMTNLRSGTWMMTGNGVMHNGTTILDEYGHNLDRLKAGDTVGVVRKDDGSLHFFVNGVPQGPAAWNVPPSIYAVVDLYGQAAQATIMDDMADLPPLPDDSSEGPTALSPGSPCSVTGTASVSDLRFHQLHGTNAVITNGGRTALRQNCRSEFNDAIVISNRCLREGELFEIVIQKMVDRWSGSIEAGVTAIRPEELEFPNTMTDIDYDTWMLSGTAIMQDGNTMRNNYGCDLDSLSTGSRIGMMRTATGDLHYYINGVDQGVACTGLPSDVYAVIDLYGQCVQVSITSSSGPLDNSLCTSNVTEKSFPIHSPVAGVAHRLHSKHGKNVVLLGDGCQAVRVGGYSHGIVFSAKELKTDELFEVKINEVDEQWSGSLHVGLTTLQPPDLPSCPLSGLSPSLTQLRSKVTWLLAGAEVRRNGMLQKQNYGCSLDRLTVGNRVGVKRCSDDTMHIFIDGEDMGPAATAVAKNVYAVLDLYGKVTAVSVVSSTLVEDSDSVKAPSLSSDSCSEGEEDTTPCENEPALVPMAMIFLENHGKNIQLSNQNLTAARVSSYNQGLLVTAQALPRQQLFQFQIDRLNPSWTSSLSLGVIGYSPDRLSFPSTACCLKRSVWLLQRDSVFHNSLKICENYGPNLDTCPEGTVLGLLVDASGGLHLFVNGMDQGTAAQDVPNPCYPIIDLYGQCEQVTIVTNHVPAVGAKGGEVRCQGDMEKADMVDGIKESVCWTPPPEVNPNKTCEYHALCSRFKDLLTLPDGYFNEDAKYNLCYCESCHKLRGDEAYYKRGEPPRDYALPFGWCRFGLRIKPHCEVPNAFKKWHIAYHGTSVGALRRTLDQSQLMTAEPASVFSASPLKAEGHGSYGEPEENSAPEWEVPCVQLSPTMRYSGLEAFAPKVQFRDPRSLRCHQAQVGFQVCVRPGSYKVGPQTLGVSEPLDPRFNNSEIEWITKEKGGTLLYGLLVRVE is encoded by the exons ATGGCAGCTGAGCTGCATCCGCGCAGCGGAAAACTCATCGGACTGTCCAACTCGAACCGGACAGCGCAGCGCAATCAGTCGGTGCAGGAGTTTAACCATGGTTTGGTCCTCAGTCGAGAACCCCTACGGGATCGCGATGTCTTCACCGTGCGAATTGACAAAAAG GTGAACTCGTGGAGCGGCTCCATAGAGATCGGAGTGACGGCGCTGGACCCCGCTGCGCTGGACTTTCCCAGCAGTGCGACGGGCCTGAAGGGCGGCTCCTGGATCGTGTCGGGCTGCTCCGTGCTGAAGGACGGACGCTCGGTCCTGGAGGAGTACGGTCGCGACCTGGACCAGCTCGGCGAGGGAGACCGCGTGGGCATCCAGCGCAACGGGCGCGGCGAGCTGCACCTGTGGGTGAACGGGCAGGACTGCGGCCCGGCCGCCAGGGGCCTGCCCCCCCGCCTGTGGGCTGTGGTGGACCTCTACGGGAAGTGCACGCAGGTGACGGTGATGAGCTGTGAGCCGCCGCCCGACACGGACAGCGAGGAGCGcgaggaagacgaggaggagGGTGAAGAGGAGGCAGCATTGGCAGCTCCAGTTGCTCAGATGACGGAGGCGTGCCGAGAGCATGCGGAGAGGAGTAGCACCATCGTGCCTCCTGTGGTTGTTCACTCTGCGCCTGCTGTCATAAATGGCTCAGTGGACGAAG TGCCTGAAGTTACAAGAGGACATAGCCGGCCAGACAAGTTTCCCAGCAACTTTGAGTCAGATACAG ATGAGGGCGGAGAAGACTCGGGGCTGGGAGGAGCCAGGCCGGGAAATTCCGACTCTTCCAGAGGGTGTTCAGGAAGTAGCAGCGCAAGCCGAGGAGCCATGGGAGGAAGCGACAGCGGAGGCGGACCCGGCGGAGGGGGCAGCACAAATAACAGTCCATCAGGAAGTTCAGGGGGTGTGACTGGGTTGGGTAGTGGGGCTGTGACCACCAATGACGCGCTCCTCTTTCACGAGAAGTGCGGCACGCTGATTAAGCTGAGCAACAACCACAAGACGGCGGAGAGGAGGAGGCCGCTGGACGAGTTCAACAACGGAGTGGTCATGACCAACCGACCACTCAGGCACAACGAGATGTTTGAG ATTCGCATAGATAAACTAGTGGATAAGTGGTCAGGATCCATTGAGATTGGAGTGACAACCCACAACCCAAATAATCTGGATTACCCAGCAACCATGACCAACTTGCGCTCAG GGACGATCATGATGAGCGGCTGTGGGATTCTGACCAACGGCAAAGGCACTCGGAGGGAATACTGCGAGTTCAGTCTGGATGAGCTCCAG GAAGGGGATCACATTGGGCTGATGAGGAAAGTCAGTGGGGCGTTACACTTCTATATCAATGGCATAGATCAAG GAGTGGCGGCTTCCCAGACCCCTGGCGTGGTGTATGGGGTGGTGGATCTGTACGGGATGGCTGTTAAAGTTACCATCgtccacaaccacaaccacagcGACCGCCTACGCCGCAACAACGCCATCATGAGGGCGCTGTCGCCGGACGTGGGGCGACCTCGGCCCGCCCTCTCGCTCACCCCTGACCCAGAAACCCCGGACCGCCTGCTCTTCCACCAGAACTGCGGCCAGAAGGCAGCCATCATAGGGGATGGCAGGACAGCGCTGAGACCACA TGCGACTGATGACTTTAATCACGGCGTGGTGCTAAGCAACCGACCACTACATTCCAATGAAGTATTCCAGGTGCGCATTGACAAAATGGTGGACAAATGGGCGGGGTCTATTGAGATTGGTGTGACAACCCATAACCCCGCCTACCTGCAGCTGCCCTCCACCATGACCAACCTGCGCTCAG GGACGTGGATGATGACCGGTAACGGAGTGATGCACAACGGAACCACAATCTTGGATGAATATGGCCACAACCTGGACCGGCTAAAA gcggGTGACACGGTCGGCGTCGTGCGGAAGGATGACGGGAGCCTGCACTTCTTCGTAAATGGCGTCCCCCAGGGGCCCGCGGCATGGAACGTCCCGCCCAGCATCTATGCCGTTGTGGACCTCTATGGACAGGCGGCCCAAGCCACCATCATGGATGACATGG ctgaccttcctcctctcccagaCGACAGTTCAGAGGGGCCGACGGCTCTGTCTCCAGGCAGCCCGTGCTCCGTCACCGGGACGGCCTCCGTCAGCGACCTGCGCTTCCATCAGCTGCACGGCACCAACGCCGTCATCACCAACGGCGGCCGCACGGCCCTCCGTCAGAACTGCCGGAGCGAGTTCAACGACGCCATCGTCATCTCCAACAG GTGCCTTCGTGAGGGAGAGTTATTTGAGATTGTTATTCAGAAGATGGTGGACCGCTGGTCCGGCTCCATCGAAGCAG GTGTGACGGCCATTAGGCCAGAGGAGCTGGAGTTCCCCAACACTATGACCGACATCGACTATGACACCTGGATGCTGAG CGGCACAGCCATCATGCAGGACGGGAACACCATGCGGAACAACTACGGCTGCGACCTGGACTCCCTGAGCACGGGCTCCCGGATCGGAATGATGCGAACAGCCACGGGAGATCTGCACTACTACATCAACGGAGTGGACCAGGGCGTGGCCTGCACCGGCCTGCCCTCAG atGTATATGCAGTGATAGATCTATACGGCCAGTGCGTGCAGGTGTCCATCACTAGCTCCTCGGGCCCTCTAGACAACAGTCTGTGCACCAGTAACGTCACTGAGAAGAGCTTCCCCATACACTCTCCAG TGGCAGGGGTGGCTCATCGCCTTCACAGCAAACATGGGAAAAATGTAGTGCTGCTAGGAGACGGTTGCCAGGCAGTCAGGGTGGGAGGTTACTCTCACGGAATCGTGTTCAGTGCAAAGGAGTTGAAGACGGATGAACTGTTCGAG GTGAAGATCAACGAGGTGGATGAGCAGTGGTCCGGTTCGCTCCACGTCGGCCTGACGACCCTGCAACCCCCCGACCTGCCCTCCTGCCCATTAAGCGGCCTCTCGCCCTCCCTCACTCAgctcaggtcaaaggtcacctgGCTGCTGGCTGGGGCAGAGGTCAGGCGCAATGGCATGCTGCAGAAGCAGAACTATGGCTGTTCGCTGGACCGCCTGACg GTGGGGAACCGTGTGGGTGTGAAGAGGTGCAGTGATGACACCATGCACATCTTCATAGATGGAGAGGATATGGGGCCAGCAGCTACAGCTGTGGctaag AACGTCTATGCGGTGCTGGACTTGTATGGGAAGGTGACCGCTGTGTCGGTGGTCAGCTCCACGCTGGTGGAGGACTCCGACAGCGTGAAGGCCCCGTCACTCTCGTCCGACAGCTGCAGCGAGGGGGAGGAAGACACAACTCCG TGTGAGAACGAGCCTGCCCTGGTGCCCATGGCAATGATCTTCCTGGAGAATCATGGGAAGAATATCCAGCTGTCCAATCAGAACCTGACTGCTGCCCGAGTGTCCAGCTATAACCAGGGGCTGCTGGTGACCGCACAAGCTCTGCCCCGCCAACAGCtcttccag TTCCAGATAGACCGTTTGAACCCGTCCTGGACGTCGTCCTTGTCTCTGGGGGTCATAGGTTACTCTCCTGACCGCCTCAGCTTCCCCTCCACAGCCTGCTGCCTGAAACGCTCCGTCTGGCTCCTTCAGCGAGACTCCGTCTTCCATAACTCACTGAAg ATTTGTGAAAACTATGGTCCAAACCTGGACACGTGTCCTGAGGGGACGGTGTTGGGTCTGCTGGTGGACGCTAGCGGTGGCCTCCACCTGTTTGTGAACGGGATGGACCAGGGCACCGCGGCCCAGGACGTCCCCAACCCCTGCTACCCCATCATTGACCTGTATGGGCAGTGTGAACAG GTCACCATAGTAACAAACCATGTGCCAGCAGTGGGTGCGAAAGGTGGTGAGGTGCGTTGCCAAGGTGACATGGAGAAGGCTGACATGGTTGATG GGATCAAGGAGAGCGTGTGCTGGACGCCCCCTCCTGAGGTGAACCCCAATAAGACCTGCGAGTACCACGCACTGTGCTCCAGATTCAAGGACCTGCTTACACTGCCTG ATGGCTACTTTAATGAGGACGCCAAGTATAACCTGTGCTACTGTGAGTCCTGCCATAAGCTCCGTGGGGATGAGGCGTACTACAAGCGGGGCGAGCCTCCCCGCGACTACGCGCTGCCCTTCGGATGGTGCCGATTCGGCCTGAG GATCAAGCCACACTGCGAGGTCCCGAACGCCTTTAAGAAGTGGCACATCGCGTACCATGGTACGAGTGTGGGCGCTCTCCGACGCACCCTGGACCAAAGCCAGCTCATGACAG CAGAGCCGGCCTCCGTGTTCTCTGCCTCTCCGCTCAAGGCCGAGGGTCACGGCAGCTACGGCGAGCCGGAGGAGAACAGCGCCCCCGAGTGGGAGGTGCCCTGCGTGCAGCTCTCGCCCACCATGCGCTACTCCGGCCTGGAAGCCTTCGCCCCTAAAGTGCA ATTCCGAGACCCTCGATCTCTACGCTGCCACCAGGCCCAGGTGGGCTTCCAGGTGTGCGTGCGCCCGGGCTCCTACAAGGTGGGTCCTCAGACGCTGGGCGTCAGCGAGCCCCTGGACCCCAGGTTCAACAACTCTGAGATTGAATGGATCACCAAGGAGAAAGGGGGCACGCTGCTGTATGGCCTGCTGGTGCGTGTGgagtga
- the neurl4 gene encoding neuralized-like protein 4 isoform X3, translated as MAAELHPRSGKLIGLSNSNRTAQRNQSVQEFNHGLVLSREPLRDRDVFTVRIDKKVNSWSGSIEIGVTALDPAALDFPSSATGLKGGSWIVSGCSVLKDGRSVLEEYGRDLDQLGEGDRVGIQRNGRGELHLWVNGQDCGPAARGLPPRLWAVVDLYGKCTQVTVMSCEPPPDTDSEEREEDEEEGEEEAALAAPVAQMTEACREHAERSSTIVPPVVVHSAPAVINGSVDEVPEVTRGHSRPDKFPSNFESDTEDEGGEDSGLGGARPGNSDSSRGCSGSSSASRGAMGGSDSGGGPGGGGSTNNSPSGSSGGVTGLGSGAVTTNDALLFHEKCGTLIKLSNNHKTAERRRPLDEFNNGVVMTNRPLRHNEMFEIRIDKLVDKWSGSIEIGVTTHNPNNLDYPATMTNLRSGTIMMSGCGILTNGKGTRREYCEFSLDELQEGDHIGLMRKVSGALHFYINGIDQGVAASQTPGVVYGVVDLYGMAVKVTIVHNHNHSDRLRRNNAIMRALSPDVGRPRPALSLTPDPETPDRLLFHQNCGQKAAIIGDGRTALRPHATDDFNHGVVLSNRPLHSNEVFQVRIDKMVDKWAGSIEIGVTTHNPAYLQLPSTMTNLRSGTWMMTGNGVMHNGTTILDEYGHNLDRLKAGDTVGVVRKDDGSLHFFVNGVPQGPAAWNVPPSIYAVVDLYGQAAQATIMDDMADLPPLPDDSSEGPTALSPGSPCSVTGTASVSDLRFHQLHGTNAVITNGGRTALRQNCRSEFNDAIVISNRCLREGELFEIVIQKMVDRWSGSIEAGVTAIRPEELEFPNTMTDIDYDTWMLSGTAIMQDGNTMRNNYGCDLDSLSTGSRIGMMRTATGDLHYYINGVDQGVACTGLPSDVYAVIDLYGQCVQVSITSSSGPLDNSLCTSNVTEKSFPIHSPVAGVAHRLHSKHGKNVVLLGDGCQAVRVGGYSHGIVFSAKELKTDELFEVKINEVDEQWSGSLHVGLTTLQPPDLPSCPLSGLSPSLTQLRSKVTWLLAGAEVRRNGMLQKQNYGCSLDRLTVGNRVGVKRCSDDTMHIFIDGEDMGPAATAVAKNVYAVLDLYGKVTAVSVVSSTLVEDSDSVKAPSLSSDSCSEGEEDTTPCENEPALVPMAMIFLENHGKNIQLSNQNLTAARVSSYNQGLLVTAQALPRQQLFQFQIDRLNPSWTSSLSLGVIGYSPDRLSFPSTACCLKRSVWLLQRDSVFHNSLKICENYGPNLDTCPEGTVLGLLVDASGGLHLFVNGMDQGTAAQDVPNPCYPIIDLYGQCEQVTIVTNHVPAVGAKGGEVRCQGDMEKADMVDGIKESVCWTPPPEVNPNKTCEYHALCSRFKDLLTLPDGYFNEDAKYNLCYCESCHKLRGDEAYYKRGEPPRDYALPFGWCRFGLRIKPHCEVPNAFKKWHIAYHGTSVGALRRTLDQSQLMTAEPASVFSASPLKAEGHGSYGEPEENSAPEWEVPCVQLSPTMRYSGLEAFAPKVQFRDPRSLRCHQAQVGFQVCVRPGSYKVGPQTLGVSEPLDPRFNNSEIEWITKEKGGTLLYGLLVRVE; from the exons ATGGCAGCTGAGCTGCATCCGCGCAGCGGAAAACTCATCGGACTGTCCAACTCGAACCGGACAGCGCAGCGCAATCAGTCGGTGCAGGAGTTTAACCATGGTTTGGTCCTCAGTCGAGAACCCCTACGGGATCGCGATGTCTTCACCGTGCGAATTGACAAAAAG GTGAACTCGTGGAGCGGCTCCATAGAGATCGGAGTGACGGCGCTGGACCCCGCTGCGCTGGACTTTCCCAGCAGTGCGACGGGCCTGAAGGGCGGCTCCTGGATCGTGTCGGGCTGCTCCGTGCTGAAGGACGGACGCTCGGTCCTGGAGGAGTACGGTCGCGACCTGGACCAGCTCGGCGAGGGAGACCGCGTGGGCATCCAGCGCAACGGGCGCGGCGAGCTGCACCTGTGGGTGAACGGGCAGGACTGCGGCCCGGCCGCCAGGGGCCTGCCCCCCCGCCTGTGGGCTGTGGTGGACCTCTACGGGAAGTGCACGCAGGTGACGGTGATGAGCTGTGAGCCGCCGCCCGACACGGACAGCGAGGAGCGcgaggaagacgaggaggagGGTGAAGAGGAGGCAGCATTGGCAGCTCCAGTTGCTCAGATGACGGAGGCGTGCCGAGAGCATGCGGAGAGGAGTAGCACCATCGTGCCTCCTGTGGTTGTTCACTCTGCGCCTGCTGTCATAAATGGCTCAGTGGACGAAG TGCCTGAAGTTACAAGAGGACATAGCCGGCCAGACAAGTTTCCCAGCAACTTTGAGTCAGATACAG AAGATGAGGGCGGAGAAGACTCGGGGCTGGGAGGAGCCAGGCCGGGAAATTCCGACTCTTCCAGAGGGTGTTCAGGAAGTAGCAGCGCAAGCCGAGGAGCCATGGGAGGAAGCGACAGCGGAGGCGGACCCGGCGGAGGGGGCAGCACAAATAACAGTCCATCAGGAAGTTCAGGGGGTGTGACTGGGTTGGGTAGTGGGGCTGTGACCACCAATGACGCGCTCCTCTTTCACGAGAAGTGCGGCACGCTGATTAAGCTGAGCAACAACCACAAGACGGCGGAGAGGAGGAGGCCGCTGGACGAGTTCAACAACGGAGTGGTCATGACCAACCGACCACTCAGGCACAACGAGATGTTTGAG ATTCGCATAGATAAACTAGTGGATAAGTGGTCAGGATCCATTGAGATTGGAGTGACAACCCACAACCCAAATAATCTGGATTACCCAGCAACCATGACCAACTTGCGCTCAG GGACGATCATGATGAGCGGCTGTGGGATTCTGACCAACGGCAAAGGCACTCGGAGGGAATACTGCGAGTTCAGTCTGGATGAGCTCCAG GAAGGGGATCACATTGGGCTGATGAGGAAAGTCAGTGGGGCGTTACACTTCTATATCAATGGCATAGATCAAG GAGTGGCGGCTTCCCAGACCCCTGGCGTGGTGTATGGGGTGGTGGATCTGTACGGGATGGCTGTTAAAGTTACCATCgtccacaaccacaaccacagcGACCGCCTACGCCGCAACAACGCCATCATGAGGGCGCTGTCGCCGGACGTGGGGCGACCTCGGCCCGCCCTCTCGCTCACCCCTGACCCAGAAACCCCGGACCGCCTGCTCTTCCACCAGAACTGCGGCCAGAAGGCAGCCATCATAGGGGATGGCAGGACAGCGCTGAGACCACA TGCGACTGATGACTTTAATCACGGCGTGGTGCTAAGCAACCGACCACTACATTCCAATGAAGTATTCCAGGTGCGCATTGACAAAATGGTGGACAAATGGGCGGGGTCTATTGAGATTGGTGTGACAACCCATAACCCCGCCTACCTGCAGCTGCCCTCCACCATGACCAACCTGCGCTCAG GGACGTGGATGATGACCGGTAACGGAGTGATGCACAACGGAACCACAATCTTGGATGAATATGGCCACAACCTGGACCGGCTAAAA gcggGTGACACGGTCGGCGTCGTGCGGAAGGATGACGGGAGCCTGCACTTCTTCGTAAATGGCGTCCCCCAGGGGCCCGCGGCATGGAACGTCCCGCCCAGCATCTATGCCGTTGTGGACCTCTATGGACAGGCGGCCCAAGCCACCATCATGGATGACATGG ctgaccttcctcctctcccagaCGACAGTTCAGAGGGGCCGACGGCTCTGTCTCCAGGCAGCCCGTGCTCCGTCACCGGGACGGCCTCCGTCAGCGACCTGCGCTTCCATCAGCTGCACGGCACCAACGCCGTCATCACCAACGGCGGCCGCACGGCCCTCCGTCAGAACTGCCGGAGCGAGTTCAACGACGCCATCGTCATCTCCAACAG GTGCCTTCGTGAGGGAGAGTTATTTGAGATTGTTATTCAGAAGATGGTGGACCGCTGGTCCGGCTCCATCGAAGCAG GTGTGACGGCCATTAGGCCAGAGGAGCTGGAGTTCCCCAACACTATGACCGACATCGACTATGACACCTGGATGCTGAG CGGCACAGCCATCATGCAGGACGGGAACACCATGCGGAACAACTACGGCTGCGACCTGGACTCCCTGAGCACGGGCTCCCGGATCGGAATGATGCGAACAGCCACGGGAGATCTGCACTACTACATCAACGGAGTGGACCAGGGCGTGGCCTGCACCGGCCTGCCCTCAG atGTATATGCAGTGATAGATCTATACGGCCAGTGCGTGCAGGTGTCCATCACTAGCTCCTCGGGCCCTCTAGACAACAGTCTGTGCACCAGTAACGTCACTGAGAAGAGCTTCCCCATACACTCTCCAG TGGCAGGGGTGGCTCATCGCCTTCACAGCAAACATGGGAAAAATGTAGTGCTGCTAGGAGACGGTTGCCAGGCAGTCAGGGTGGGAGGTTACTCTCACGGAATCGTGTTCAGTGCAAAGGAGTTGAAGACGGATGAACTGTTCGAG GTGAAGATCAACGAGGTGGATGAGCAGTGGTCCGGTTCGCTCCACGTCGGCCTGACGACCCTGCAACCCCCCGACCTGCCCTCCTGCCCATTAAGCGGCCTCTCGCCCTCCCTCACTCAgctcaggtcaaaggtcacctgGCTGCTGGCTGGGGCAGAGGTCAGGCGCAATGGCATGCTGCAGAAGCAGAACTATGGCTGTTCGCTGGACCGCCTGACg GTGGGGAACCGTGTGGGTGTGAAGAGGTGCAGTGATGACACCATGCACATCTTCATAGATGGAGAGGATATGGGGCCAGCAGCTACAGCTGTGGctaag AACGTCTATGCGGTGCTGGACTTGTATGGGAAGGTGACCGCTGTGTCGGTGGTCAGCTCCACGCTGGTGGAGGACTCCGACAGCGTGAAGGCCCCGTCACTCTCGTCCGACAGCTGCAGCGAGGGGGAGGAAGACACAACTCCG TGTGAGAACGAGCCTGCCCTGGTGCCCATGGCAATGATCTTCCTGGAGAATCATGGGAAGAATATCCAGCTGTCCAATCAGAACCTGACTGCTGCCCGAGTGTCCAGCTATAACCAGGGGCTGCTGGTGACCGCACAAGCTCTGCCCCGCCAACAGCtcttccag TTCCAGATAGACCGTTTGAACCCGTCCTGGACGTCGTCCTTGTCTCTGGGGGTCATAGGTTACTCTCCTGACCGCCTCAGCTTCCCCTCCACAGCCTGCTGCCTGAAACGCTCCGTCTGGCTCCTTCAGCGAGACTCCGTCTTCCATAACTCACTGAAg ATTTGTGAAAACTATGGTCCAAACCTGGACACGTGTCCTGAGGGGACGGTGTTGGGTCTGCTGGTGGACGCTAGCGGTGGCCTCCACCTGTTTGTGAACGGGATGGACCAGGGCACCGCGGCCCAGGACGTCCCCAACCCCTGCTACCCCATCATTGACCTGTATGGGCAGTGTGAACAG GTCACCATAGTAACAAACCATGTGCCAGCAGTGGGTGCGAAAGGTGGTGAGGTGCGTTGCCAAGGTGACATGGAGAAGGCTGACATGGTTGATG GGATCAAGGAGAGCGTGTGCTGGACGCCCCCTCCTGAGGTGAACCCCAATAAGACCTGCGAGTACCACGCACTGTGCTCCAGATTCAAGGACCTGCTTACACTGCCTG ATGGCTACTTTAATGAGGACGCCAAGTATAACCTGTGCTACTGTGAGTCCTGCCATAAGCTCCGTGGGGATGAGGCGTACTACAAGCGGGGCGAGCCTCCCCGCGACTACGCGCTGCCCTTCGGATGGTGCCGATTCGGCCTGAG GATCAAGCCACACTGCGAGGTCCCGAACGCCTTTAAGAAGTGGCACATCGCGTACCATGGTACGAGTGTGGGCGCTCTCCGACGCACCCTGGACCAAAGCCAGCTCATGACAG CAGAGCCGGCCTCCGTGTTCTCTGCCTCTCCGCTCAAGGCCGAGGGTCACGGCAGCTACGGCGAGCCGGAGGAGAACAGCGCCCCCGAGTGGGAGGTGCCCTGCGTGCAGCTCTCGCCCACCATGCGCTACTCCGGCCTGGAAGCCTTCGCCCCTAAAGTGCA ATTCCGAGACCCTCGATCTCTACGCTGCCACCAGGCCCAGGTGGGCTTCCAGGTGTGCGTGCGCCCGGGCTCCTACAAGGTGGGTCCTCAGACGCTGGGCGTCAGCGAGCCCCTGGACCCCAGGTTCAACAACTCTGAGATTGAATGGATCACCAAGGAGAAAGGGGGCACGCTGCTGTATGGCCTGCTGGTGCGTGTGgagtga